The DNA sequence ATCGAAATTAAGAACCACACAGATCCATGTTGAAACTTGGGGGGAAAGTGCGTCTATTaacatttttagaaaaaaatgtaAGAAAGCTATTTATACATACGTGTTTTTATTATATAGAATTGTATTTGTTTTCACATTTTGAAATAACCACTTACTCAACAATCGGGATACTGGTCCACCATCAACAAAAGTAATCCTCAAGTATGACTAAATCTTACTATTTACTCTATAAAATATCATAACACTTCTAGTATTTTTTTCATCCAAATTAAATTATACCTTATTAAAattcttgctaacttaagtataaGAATTCTTTCAGATACTCTCACTACTGTCTAGTCGAGAACGGAGGAGTAACATCAAGCGGCTAGAAATTCTCTTAGGTCGAttctcttatctttatttcagaTACCACCTCAGAAcagtttattctttttttatacaagaaaatagaaatgttgtattttattttattcataaaaattaaatttgttttggtatgcatatttttttattccaattttaagcttaattttatttatttacttatatatttatttttggtcataCAAATACAATCACAATACTAACGTAACCACCACTGCTAGGATTCTTTGGGaaagctttcttttgttttttggtttCTCTTTGGGAAAGCTTTGATGGCTAGATCTTTTACGTCTAAAgcctaaattctttttttttttttttttgaggtctTGTCTGAAGCCTTGTTCCAACCAACCTGATAATCCTATTCGCTTGTGTCTTTGGTGAACAATTCCTTGAGTTTCTTTTATGGTCAGGAACAATTCCTTGTTAATGAACCTAGAGAAAGCCGATGCCAAACATTGGTTTTGGATGAGCCCATAGAGACTAGTTAAATAGACTCACAGcctcaagataaaaaatattacttacaAGGCTTACCAAAAACATTGACGACCCATAAATAAGAGTAgaataaaaagatgtgatttacaTATCATTTCttttctaattaattttattttgattcctacaaaatttttcttttgaatttaggTTTGCAAagatttaaaagttgattattttAATCCGGAATGTCAATTTGTTCCATTGAGTGCTGACGTGATATATTCAATGTCCATGCGCGAAACTAGGATCTTGGCCCTCATACGTGTTAACTGTTACACAATTACATTCATTCAATTGGTAATGTGTAGGAAACTACCATTCTAAATTGTACAGTTGATAACAATTTAGTCAAATTGTTCAAATCATTTAATggttctcaattatcaacttcacatgaagtttgTACAACGATGATACATTACCGATGCAGTTCATTCGCCATGGACGGCAGCCACCTCTCCCCCctaatctttttcaaattgttaACTCTTTCCTCCTCTCTCTTGGCTTTAGCTTTTGCTGCTGCGACTTTGGCTTCAAATTTAGCTAAGGATTTCTTGTTCGCGTCATTTGCTGCGGCAATTAAATCTTTCCCTTCGACAGCAACAGATTTAACCCGCCTTTTAAACTGTTGACTCAATCCATATAAGACAAACAGGCAATAAGACAAAAGAGACATGTATGTATAGATTTTAAGATTTTAACTACTACACCTTCTTTGATTTCTCATCAATATCATCTCCAGGAAGTAATCTCGGTCGTTTCTTTGGTGGTTCGGGTTCATCTGCAgccacatatatacatataagcctaaaccttaaaccctaaactacaTACAAAATGCAATGCAATTGTCAATATTggaaaataaatcacaaatttgagtattattatttttatcattaaacATCATAAAGTGCATCAGTTTCTCAGCATGCTAAAGACAAAAATCGTCATGGTAACGATAAGGGTGGACAAACACATCATTAATTAGTTGCAAAAGTGGACGTTCTGCTAAGGTGGGCGACCCACATGTTTTCGATCTTCAACTTCAAGTGGTGTTTGTAAGCAACTTATGATTAGACTGTATTCAATTTGCCTTGAAGTGAAATGGTGAGATGGTAAGATGAAAAGTAAAAGTGAGAGAAAAGTAGTTTGTTTATTGACTTAGTGTTAAACAAGGATTTTATAATGTACTAATATAAGCATAAAAAGTTTTAGTTTTCCTGTTTAGATGTTAGATTGAATTCATCGCTTCAAGATTGTGTTTTAGATCCCTAAACCAACTAAGTTAGATGAACCGAACTATAACACTTGTAAAATTTACATAATTATATGATCCAGTGGTTAGCAAGTACAATCATTGTGGTTCAGTTGGGCAACAAGTTGAGGCAGACCAAATAAGAAGCCATAATAGCAGAGGCCCTAGGCATGCATGCTAGTACTTGCACAAAACTGACACTTGACAACTTCTCAGAAACTCAATGCTTAACTAACTAACAAAATAGATAATTGATTGTCATGCAACatcacaaaacaaaacaaacactaaaaagttcaaagaaaaaaaaaatcatttgaaaTTTTTCTGATGGGGTCAACAAAACAATAGATTGCAGAGTACATCCTGGGGATCCACCTTCTCAACCATTAGAGAATCAGGTGCGTGTTCTATATTCTGAAAAAAAGTTAGTACTATTATTATGAAATGCAGCTTTTTTGCAACATTACagagattaaataattaaagatagaaaccataaatatatattgaaatttcAAAACCAAGCATGAATAGACAAGTAAGCCAGTAGAAAAGGGGTCATTTGATTCAGTGAGTTACCAAAATGATCAAACACTATTCCTGGTTGGCGAACATGCTTGAACAAGCGAATGCCAGGTTCtcttacttcttcttcttggttgATCTTGGGATCTTCATCATTCAGAACAGGATCAGGTTCCTTCACTATCTCTATAGTCTCTTCCAACATGTCATGTAGAAGCTTTTGTGCCTGCCATGAGCATCATCATCACCATAAGACCAAGAAAAAGGAATTGGGAAACGTGGAACATAACACCCACTCATTAgagttttctttcaaaaaaaataaattcctaGGCCGACATATTAGATATAAACCATTCCTatatttttatctaaattttaaaagaaaaagacaaataaatgaaaattcctCTAACCATTGTAAATAAGAGAAAGGACATATGTGTCCTCAGCTTACAAATCAGAGTTTAGAAACAGAAAGAAACGAACCTGGAGTTGGTAGTGCTTAAGGTGTGGGGCTTTGGGCTTGCGTTCTTGGGCGGCATTGGGATTGGGGTAAGTGGTGGTTCCGGCGATGGAATTGATGGCCGCCCTCCATGCCGCATCACCATCTTCTTCGCCACTGCTGCTGCTGCCTCCAGCTTCCATCCAACTTCAACTTTTCTTTAGGAATTAGGACACTTCACCTAAGAATAATTGGGCTTTTTCTAGGGATACCACCTATTGGGCCTAATTTTTAACTAATTCTTTAAGAAATATAAAAGACAAAGAGGGCTTAAAACTTATTACCTATTAGATGGACAAAACCATCTTCAGACCATAAATAATTGGCATAATAATGTTCCGGCCCAAATACTATGTCGTTTTGTGGTTCATCAGTCATCACCAAACTCCTAAAAGTgttgaattgtttttttttttcaaattttttttttatttatgaaataaattgtaagagattatattttattattttattctctaaagtgaaatttaaaatgTAGATGATCCAAATATGTAAATTTTAATCTCTTTGGGAGTTTCTTGTGGCAAAGCAAGGAGAGCTAATTGGAGATTTCCTTGACATGGTCACTTAATTGGACACTGTCTAGGTTTCCAATTCACTTTGTGAACTTTCTTTTTAGCTCACAAGAGTTTCCTTACTTGGTTATAATTTAAGTTCATAATGGTGTACCTTGTACCAAATTATCTTTCCACATTTCATAATTACTAATTAAACTATAGATGTTTTCTGTAAAATGTTGCCATACAAAATAGATATATTATATATTCAAATGAAATTATGTctaatttatatatgtatttgatTAAACTTTATGATAAGTAATTCAACCAATGATCCATGTATTCATCGATTATCTAAATCGATTTTAAGAACTATGTGTATAATTTCTCAAGGGCAAGGAGCTGCTCTCCAAAAGGAATTTGGGTGTACAAATACATAATACACTTAGATTTTTCCAATAGAAAAGATGACAAACAGTAAAATTATTTTctctacatttttttatttttgtgtcagGAAATGTACAATTGTGTATTGATTAATTGGTTTAGTAGAATCATTTTGTCCCAAGTATTAATTGGTTTAGTAGAATCGTTTTGTCCCaagtgatttttcttttcctcttcactGGAAATTACAACTTGCAATCATGTTCTATTTCTAGCTTGTCAGAATTTCATAATTTGCTTCTGAAATTTAGTTGATGGACTCATGAGAAAGTGATGTTATGTTTACGCCACTTTTtactactgttttttttttttttctaattcttttgaaataataattttttctttggtcTCTTCTTGTATTGGGTGCCTAAGATGCTCGCAAAACCAATAATCTAAAAGTTACTTCTCATTTATTAATTCTATAATATTAATTACATTTTAAAATATTGAATACATtataaacttgaaaaaaaatccgataaaaaaagataattttaataataaaaatttttaatttgtagacCTTTTGTccaatatattatctattatttattacattatctattatctatctatttattatattaaaattaggtTCATACACTTAATATAAAGATTATATAACATACTGCTAAGagtatttttcaatttattttatttaattcattaaatttattttattataataaattaatttattaaataatttaattaaatatttaagtatcacataatttattataatttatatcaatcaattaattgtaattcatTATATCAGATAATTGATTGATTAATTTTGCATAATGAAATAGTGGAAGTTGCTCTaggttaaaattcacattttgatttactaataaaataaaagaacaatctctataattatttaaattatctttCCATAAAGTAATCTATATATATCgaattctaataaaattttatctatttttagtgTTATATCTTATAGAGTATTGAGTAAATATTTTTTCACATATTATATTAAGACTTTGTCTACTAAAATTCATTATAATCAAAATTTCACTATGTCGTAGCATACATGTAAAGCTTTATTTTctcacattatttatttatttatttaatttacataaattacattgaaaatttttatttaattacataatttttgaaagagagttttgtaatatattcttttattttctccTTCCATATACCCCAATATATCCTTTTTGTATTCTAGTGTAATCTCATgactatattttatttaattttatttttttatatataatgttAAATCTCTTTGTAATTGTAATTCCTTTACATACGATTTTCACATTGCAGATGTGAAACTACACTTTGATACCAagagatttttatatatattaattaaagtgTTCGATCACGTGctttttttaatctaattaaacttttttaatatatatataaccatGATATCCACCATAAAGTATGATAACTAATTATTCCTTAACTTAATTAAATGTACTTTAATTGAGGAAATAGTTTCAcgtgaattttaaatattttctaaaatgTGTTATTTCacttgaatattaattctaatagagacataaataaaattgaaataagtatctaattaattttgttatttaatattatttctaACATTtcttaaggtagcgtttggtggaaagacagagacggaaagattGAGACCGAGAgatggtgcggtattttacaacccacaaacttaccggcaagtgcaccgggtcgtaccaagtaataccttacgtgagtaggggttgatcccacaaggattgatggatcaagcaacaatgattgattgattggcttagttaggcaagcagaaattgattttgatattgagatGTTTAAAAGGTTAAGTTAAAATATCATAAGGCAGGTACGCAAGtaattaagttaaaaataaaatatgggaaaacagttaaggtttcagagttatctatttttccggattaacttttcttactaactattttaattatgtaggatttaatttatggcaaactatatgtgactagaccctaattccttagaccttcctagtctcctctaaaattcattaactgtcaattccttggtcaattaattccaattaaaaggtacatgatcaaattccaatttGCAAGCCacaaaaaactctaattacccaaagaataaaaggattatatgtcacgtatcctgttaaatccagataattagaatttaggagaatatgttttcaagctgttattcaagtatagagcttttccaagttatacaagaactcaaatagaaagagggtcatacttccgttccacccaaattcataagataaagaatgaaaacaattcttaaatataaatccaaaacataaattaaaatagaaaaagtaataaaatcaatccatacaaatagatagagctcttaaccttaacagtggaggtttagttgctcatggaatgtagaatgtaaatttgtatagaattccctaatggaatccctctAATGTAATGTACCtcatagaagagaagtctcccctttttataactaatcctaattaatttaaaatctaatattttaaattcagataatatcttttcctattttaaaatcaaatttgaatttaaatcagaattaactaactactccgcgtcttgtaacatggggaccacttggctttagTGGATCTGcacctaacttgggtgctaaatgGGGCCAGAAATCACCCCTAGCGGTTTCTGCATGTTCTGCACGTGgagcatgtcacgcgtacgcgtcagtcacgcgtacgcgtcgctggtcttcttcgcaagtcacgcggacgcgtcggtcacgcgtacgcgtcgctgagcaaatcttcaaatcacgtgtacgcgtcagtcacgcgcacgcgtcgccgtggatacctccaaatcacgcgtacgcgtcagttacacgtacgcgtcacttctcgcctctatcttcttttgattcttgtgctgcagaaattCCGTCATAttccgccgaatgctacctaaaataaataaaattgtccaaaactcaaaatagcatccatagtggctaaaatataattaattcttaattaaactcaacaatttaaatgcaaattcattaggaaaagatagacaagatgctcacgcatcacaacaccaaacttaaactgttgcttgttgatgagcggataatttatacgctttttggcattgtttttaggtagtttttagtaagttcaagctacttttagggatgttttcattagttttcatgttaaattcacatttctgaactttactatgagtttgtgtgtttttctgtgatttcaggtaatttctggctgaaattgagggacttgagcaaaactctgaaaaaaggctgacaaaaggactgctgatgctgttggaatctgacctccctgtactcaaaatggattttctggagctacagaactccaaatggcgcgctctcaacggcgttggaaagtaaacatccagagctttccagcaatatataatagtctatactttattcggaaattgacgacataacttggcgttgaatgccaagtacatgctgctgtctggagttaaacgccagaaacacgtcatgatccggagttgaacgcccaaaatacgttATAacttagcgttcaactccaagaaaagcctcagctcgtggatagatcaagctcagcccaaacatacactaagtgggccccgaaagtggatttatgcatcaattacttactcatgtaaaccctagtagctagtttagtataaataagactttttactagtgtattagtcgtcttttgaccacgtttcatctttggtctcagttttgttttattcttcatcttaggaggccattgagcacgttttagggggctggccattcggccatgcctgaacctttcacttatgtattttcaacagtggagtttctacacaccatagattaagggtgtggagctctgctgtacctcaagtttcaatacaattactattactttctattcaattctcttttattcttattccaagatatacgttgcacaacactttgatgaatgtgatgatccgtgacactcatcatcattctcaactatgaacgcgcgtgattgacaaccacttccgttctactctaggccgggcgcatatctcttagattccctaacagaatcttcgtggtataagctagatagatggcggcattcatggggatccggaaattctaaccttgtctgtggtattccgagtaggatcccgggaatccggaaagtctaaccttgtctgtgatattccgagtaggattccggtattgaatgactgtgacgagcttcaaactcctgaaggctgggcgtgatgacaaacgcaaaagaatcaatggattctactccaacctgattgagaactgacagatgattagccgtgctgtgacagagcatttggaccattttcactgagaggatgggatgtagccatcaacaagggtgatgcctctagacgattagccgtgcagtgacagcgtatAGGACCATTTtcgagagaggattaaaagtagccattgatgatggtgatgccctacatacagcttgccatggaaaggagtaagaaggattggatgaaagcaataagaaagtagagattcgaaaggattctagcatctccacacacctatctgaaattcccactattgatttacataagtatttctatccctttttattttatttatcttttaaaatatctaatccaattacatttgaccctatgaatccacttaactgagatttacaaggtgaccatagcttgcttcataccaacaatctctgtgggatcgacccttactcacataaggtattacttggatgacccagtacacttgctggttaagttgaacggagttgtgagcttctctaacagttcctggaactcttttatcaaaatttcgtccaccacttgtcctcaagcaaccaaaactaatataagtttaggatgtgaatttgcatgagaatgagagtttgattaagctcatgtctctttttatagtgggatttataactgtaatcctgaataggtttggcatctcactctcctttgaatcagaagaatgttaatGTCATTCGAAATTTGAATCcgaataatattatgaattctctgatcctttatatttcagtttaatccttgaacacagcaaaatttactttaatttattttctttggtgctttgcaccttgagcctagccgtgactttaaatgttttgtctcaaggattacttgacacaaaaacaccacaagcacttcactgggggactctctttgagtcctgatttttctttcagttactcccaga is a window from the Arachis hypogaea cultivar Tifrunner chromosome 1, arahy.Tifrunner.gnm2.J5K5, whole genome shotgun sequence genome containing:
- the LOC112800445 gene encoding uncharacterized protein, which produces MEAGGSSSSGEEDGDAAWRAAINSIAGTTTYPNPNAAQERKPKAPHLKHYQLQAQKLLHDMLEETIEIVKEPDPVLNDEDPKINQEEEVREPGIRLFKHVRQPGIVFDHFDEPEPPKKRPRLLPGDDIDEKSKKFKRRVKSVAVEGKDLIAAANDANKKSLAKFEAKVAAAKAKAKREEERVNNLKKIRGERWLPSMANELHR